Below is a window of Pelagicoccus albus DNA.
GCAGCGATTCAACGTGGTGGAGATTGCCGAATACATTCCCCTCGGGCAGCGTATCGGAAGTCTAAGGGTTTCCTACTGGAACGAGGAAGAGGATGCTTGGCTCGATTTCGGGTCAGCCCAAAGCATCGGAGCTCAACGACTGATCAAAGGGGCTCTTACAACCACTAAAAAGGTTAAGCTCACCGTCGAAGACTCCGCGGCCTGTCCTGCCGTTTCCGAAATCGGAATTTACTTTAGTCCCGTCGAATTCAAATGACCACTACACGAGAGAACGCGAACCAACGTCTCGCTTGGAGAGAAAAGATATCCTACGGTTTCGGGGATTTGGCCTCTGTCATGTTTTGGCAGACCTTCATGGCCTATTTGCTCTTTTTCTATACGGATGTATTCGGAATTTCGGCAGGATTGGCGGGCACGATGTTCCTTCTTAGCCGTTTGCTGGACGGGGTAAACGACCCTGCCATGGGCATGATCGCGGATCGCACCCAAACGCGCTGGGGCAAGTTCCGTCCCTACATCCTATGGTTTAGTATTCCCTTCGCGGTCCTCGGTGTCCTGACCTTCACCACGCCTGATTTTTCCTACACGGGCAAGGCTATCTGGGCTTTCATCACCTTTAACCTATTGATGATCCTGTATACGGTAATCAATATTCCGTACACCTCGATGCTCGGCGTTTTGACCTCCAATCCGAACGAGCGCACGAGCTTGGCTCAGGTTAAATTCCTTTTCGCGTTCATCGCAGGTGCAGCTGTATCCGCTACGTTGTTACCGATGACGAAGGCTTTGGGAGGTGATAATGCTGCCAAGGGCTGGCAGTTGTCCTTCGTCGTCTACGGGATTCTCTTTGTCGTTTTCTTTCTCATTACTTTCTTGGGAACCAAGGAACGCGTAAAACCAATCGCTGATGAAAAAAACAAGATTGGTGACGACTTGAAGGCGCTGTTTTCAAATCGGCCCTGGATCATTCTGTTGCTAGCGACTTTAACGCTAATTCTTTTCATCGCGACTCGCATCACCGTAATGGCTCACTACTTCAAGTACTTCGTGGGCCCGCAAACAGTAAGTCTACCTGACTGGCTGGGCGGAACTCGGGAGATGTCCTTCGAAGTGCTCGTTTCCGCTTTTAACACGACAGGGCAAATCTCCTCCATCGTAGGTGTCTTGCTAGTGGGCGTGTTTTCTAGGATGTGCGGCAGTCGCAAGCAGGCCTTCTCGATTCTGCTCGGTATTTCGATTATCAGTACAGCTGTTTACCAGTTTCTTGGTCCAGATCAAATCGGAGCGATATTCTTCTTCCAGATTCTTCTTTGCGTAACCAGTGGCCCCTTAAGTCCCTTGCTGTGGTCGATGTATGCGGACACGGCAGACTATGGGGAGTGGAAGTCCGGACACCGTAGCACTGGCTTGGTTTTCTCCGCTTCAACCATGGGGCAAAAGGTTGGCTGGGCCATCGGATCAGCTGTCGCGGGCTGGCTGCTTTCCGCCGTTGGCTTCCAGTCCAATGTAGAGCAAACTCCGGAAGCTCTTGGTGGACTCGTCCTCTTGGTAGGGCTTATCCCGGCCGGCTTTGGAGTTCTATCCCTCGTGGTACTGGCCTTCTATCCGCTCAATGAAGCCAAGGTAAAACAAATCGGAGCGGAGCTCGACGAGCGAAGAGACGGTATCGCCTAAGGAAAAAGGAGAAGGGAAAACGCGTATGGCCAAGAGTCGAATAGGAAGCTGTGTATTGGGAATTTTGATATGCCTAATACCTCTTTGTGAAACCCTAAAGGCTGACCCTGTCGTGAAGTCCGAGTTTATCTACGATGTCGGTCCGTATCCATCCGTTCACGCTTCGACTATCGTAGAGACGAGCGAGGGCTCCTTGCTGACCGCTTGGTTCGGGGGAACCGGTGAATCTCGCGACGACGTCTGCATTTACCTCTCGCGATACGAAGACGGAGAATGGACAAGTGCGTCAGCCGTGGCAGACGGGGTGCAGGGTGACGGGTCGCGTTTTCCCTCTTGGAATCCTGTGCTATTCCAAGCCAAAGACGGACCGCTAATTCTTTTCTACAAGGTCGGGCCTTGGCCCGCCGCATGGTGGGGCATGATGAAAACGTCGGAGGATGACGGCCGCACTTGGAGTGCTCCCCACAAGTTGCCGGAGGGAGTTTTAGGTCCCATCAAAAACAAACCTATTCAGCTGGCTGACGGCACCCTCATCGCTCCTTCCAGTACGGAAGACCCGGGTGAAGGAGGAGCGGGTTGGCAGGTCCAGATCGAGCTTAGCAAAGACCTTGGGAAGACCTGGCAAGTGGTGGGTCCGCTGAATACCAAGGAAGAGTTTAACGCAATCCAGCCCTCGATCCTAGTACACGAGGGAGGTCGGCTGCAGATTCTTTGCCGCACCATGGAAAAGCAGTTGGTCACCAGCTGGTCGGAGGATAATGGTCTAAGCTGGTCTAAGCTGAAGCCAACCGGGCTGCATAATCCAAATTCGGGTTCGGATGCAGTAACGCTGAAAGACGGACGGCAGCTGCTCGTCTACAATATGCGTGACGGCCTAAAGACGCCGGAGGGGATGGGTGAGATGGATCGTTGTCCGTTGAACGTTTCACTGTCCGAGGACGGTGTGAATTGGGAGATGGTCCTAGTTTTGGAAGATAAGCCATTGCCATCTGGATACGCTTATCCGGCCGTTATACAGACCAGCGATGGACTGGTGCACATCACCTACACCTGGGACCGCCAAAAGATTAAGCACGTGGTTCTAGATCCCGCCGAACTATGAGAAAAGGCGAGGCACAGGGTTCATGGCTCTTAAGAGTCGGTCGAAGGCGTCGGAGGGTTCCCAATTCTGCGGTATTCGCTGGGAGACATACCGTAGGCATGGGCAAAGGCTCGGCTAAAAGTATAGACGGAAGTGAATCCACAGTTTTCGGCGATCTCGGAAATCCGGCTGGTGCCAAGTCGCAACATACCGCAGGCTTTTTCAAGCCGGAGTTGCCGGAGGTGTCTGCCCAGGCTGATGCCGCACGACTCCCTGAAGCGAGCTCGCAGGTGGCTCTCGCTGATACCGACCGTCGCCGCCATCTCCTTAGCGCTGGGCATTTCCCTCGAGCTCAAAGCCATCTGATTGACGCGAGAGAGAAGGGTGCTCGGAGC
It encodes the following:
- a CDS encoding sialidase family protein, with amino-acid sequence MKSEFIYDVGPYPSVHASTIVETSEGSLLTAWFGGTGESRDDVCIYLSRYEDGEWTSASAVADGVQGDGSRFPSWNPVLFQAKDGPLILFYKVGPWPAAWWGMMKTSEDDGRTWSAPHKLPEGVLGPIKNKPIQLADGTLIAPSSTEDPGEGGAGWQVQIELSKDLGKTWQVVGPLNTKEEFNAIQPSILVHEGGRLQILCRTMEKQLVTSWSEDNGLSWSKLKPTGLHNPNSGSDAVTLKDGRQLLVYNMRDGLKTPEGMGEMDRCPLNVSLSEDGVNWEMVLVLEDKPLPSGYAYPAVIQTSDGLVHITYTWDRQKIKHVVLDPAEL
- a CDS encoding MFS transporter: MTTTRENANQRLAWREKISYGFGDLASVMFWQTFMAYLLFFYTDVFGISAGLAGTMFLLSRLLDGVNDPAMGMIADRTQTRWGKFRPYILWFSIPFAVLGVLTFTTPDFSYTGKAIWAFITFNLLMILYTVINIPYTSMLGVLTSNPNERTSLAQVKFLFAFIAGAAVSATLLPMTKALGGDNAAKGWQLSFVVYGILFVVFFLITFLGTKERVKPIADEKNKIGDDLKALFSNRPWIILLLATLTLILFIATRITVMAHYFKYFVGPQTVSLPDWLGGTREMSFEVLVSAFNTTGQISSIVGVLLVGVFSRMCGSRKQAFSILLGISIISTAVYQFLGPDQIGAIFFFQILLCVTSGPLSPLLWSMYADTADYGEWKSGHRSTGLVFSASTMGQKVGWAIGSAVAGWLLSAVGFQSNVEQTPEALGGLVLLVGLIPAGFGVLSLVVLAFYPLNEAKVKQIGAELDERRDGIA